The Sagittula sp. P11 genome window below encodes:
- the flgA gene encoding flagellar basal body P-ring formation chaperone FlgA produces the protein MRLALALLCTLAGGAQAETVVATQTIRPQQIISPDAVRIDQVTISGAYVSLDDVIGQESRYAIYPGRPLMIGSVGEPALVDRNQVVELIYSRGGLRIIAEGRALDRGAEGERIRVMNSDSRTVLFGTISPDGSVLVTK, from the coding sequence ATGCGCCTCGCGCTTGCCCTCCTGTGCACACTGGCCGGCGGCGCGCAGGCGGAAACGGTCGTCGCCACCCAGACGATACGCCCGCAACAGATCATCTCACCGGACGCCGTCCGGATAGATCAGGTCACGATTTCAGGTGCTTACGTCTCGCTCGACGATGTGATCGGCCAGGAATCCCGGTACGCGATCTATCCCGGCAGGCCACTGATGATCGGCTCGGTCGGAGAGCCCGCGCTGGTGGACCGAAATCAGGTCGTCGAACTGATCTATTCACGCGGCGGCCTGCGGATCATCGCGGAGGGCCGCGCGCTGGATCGCGGCGCCGAGGGCGAGCGCATCCGCGTCATGAACAGCGACTCCCGGACGGTGCTGTTCGGAACAATCTCACCGGACGGATCGGTCCTGGTGACAAAGTGA
- the flgG gene encoding flagellar basal-body rod protein FlgG, whose amino-acid sequence MRALKIAATGMSAQQMRVEVISNNLSNMSTTGYNARRAEFADLHYQQMARAGTVNASNGTVLPTGIQLGLGVRPAAVSVQLSQGALSATGGDLDVAIEGNGYLEVTLPSGQAAYTRDGGLKRTGEGLIVTSDGHPVAPEITIPDDARRISINADGEVYAYFAGQAQAQLLGQFTLAGFANAKGLEAIGSNLFVETEASGPAIQSTPGQDGLGTLRQGYLEDSSVDAVKEITDLIEAQRGYELNSKVISAADQMLGATAQVR is encoded by the coding sequence ATGCGCGCCCTCAAGATCGCCGCAACGGGCATGAGTGCCCAGCAGATGCGGGTCGAAGTCATCTCCAACAACCTCTCGAACATGAGCACAACCGGCTACAACGCCCGCCGGGCGGAGTTCGCCGACCTGCACTACCAGCAGATGGCCCGGGCCGGGACGGTCAATGCCTCCAACGGGACGGTTCTGCCGACAGGCATCCAGCTTGGCCTGGGCGTGCGGCCCGCCGCGGTTTCGGTGCAATTGTCCCAAGGCGCGCTGTCCGCTACCGGGGGCGACCTGGACGTCGCCATCGAGGGCAACGGTTATCTCGAGGTCACGCTGCCCTCCGGTCAGGCCGCCTATACCCGCGACGGCGGGCTGAAACGCACGGGCGAGGGCCTGATCGTCACCTCGGACGGGCACCCCGTCGCGCCGGAAATCACGATCCCTGACGACGCGCGCCGCATTTCCATCAATGCCGACGGGGAAGTCTATGCCTATTTCGCCGGACAGGCGCAGGCACAGCTTCTGGGTCAGTTCACTCTGGCCGGTTTTGCGAACGCGAAGGGACTGGAAGCCATCGGCTCCAACCTCTTCGTCGAAACCGAGGCATCTGGCCCGGCGATCCAGTCCACACCCGGCCAGGACGGGCTTGGCACGCTGCGGCAGGGCTACCTCGAAGACAGCTCGGTCGACGCCGTCAAGGAGATCACCGACCTGATCGAGGCACAACGCGGGTACGAACTGAACTCCAAGGTGATTTCGGCGGCAGACCAGATGCTTGGCGCGACGGCGCAGGTGCGCTGA
- the flgH gene encoding flagellar basal body L-ring protein FlgH: MLRITFLIALVATTAACARMNHIGKAPDFTPQTESTERVAMIASGIPEVSPAGRASDGASLWSAGQASLLGDRRAMKRGDILTVVILIDDSAEIQNSTSRSRNGSESLAIPDLFGVPERINQGITDGASLDSAVDLNSSASSGGDGSVRRSESLTLRIAATVVDVLPNGILSIEGSQEVRVNFELRELLVSGYVRPEDISRQNEITYDKIASARISYGGRGQITDVQQPRIGQQVLDAVLPF, encoded by the coding sequence ATGCTGCGCATCACGTTTCTGATTGCACTGGTCGCGACCACCGCGGCCTGCGCACGGATGAACCATATCGGCAAGGCGCCCGATTTCACGCCCCAGACGGAAAGCACCGAACGGGTCGCAATGATCGCCTCGGGCATTCCCGAAGTCAGCCCTGCGGGGCGCGCCAGCGACGGAGCCTCGCTCTGGAGCGCGGGTCAGGCCTCCCTTCTGGGGGACCGGCGCGCCATGAAGCGCGGCGACATCCTGACCGTCGTTATCCTGATCGACGACAGTGCGGAGATCCAGAACAGCACCTCCCGGTCGCGAAACGGGTCTGAATCGCTTGCCATCCCGGATCTCTTCGGCGTGCCGGAGCGGATCAACCAGGGGATCACGGACGGCGCCAGCCTCGACAGCGCGGTCGATCTGAACAGCAGCGCCTCTTCGGGCGGGGACGGATCGGTGCGCCGCAGCGAGAGCCTGACCCTGCGCATCGCCGCAACCGTCGTGGACGTGCTGCCGAACGGCATCCTTTCGATCGAGGGCAGCCAGGAAGTCCGCGTCAATTTCGAGCTGCGGGAACTGCTGGTCTCCGGCTACGTCCGGCCCGAGGACATCTCGCGCCAGAACGAGATCACCTACGACAAGATCGCATCCGCGCGGATTTCCTACGGCGGCCGGGGTCAGATCACCGATGTCCAGCAGCCGCGGATCGGCCAACAGGTGCTCGACGCCGTCCTGCCGTTCTGA
- a CDS encoding flagellar basal body-associated FliL family protein, producing MIKKLLPIILALIGTGAGIGAGIMLKPAPPPEAEVAAVDCVAPAGDVAHTTVEAASPEEAAPITNEYVKLTNQFIVPVMGDERVQALVVASLSVEVTQGMTETVYAREPKLRDVFLQIMFDHANIGGFNGSFTAGQRMDILRSALLDGARSVLGSEARDVLITEIARQDV from the coding sequence ATGATCAAGAAACTCCTTCCCATCATCCTCGCCCTGATCGGGACCGGCGCAGGCATCGGCGCGGGCATCATGCTGAAGCCCGCCCCGCCGCCGGAGGCAGAGGTCGCGGCAGTGGACTGCGTCGCCCCCGCCGGGGACGTCGCTCACACCACGGTGGAGGCTGCCTCGCCAGAAGAAGCCGCACCTATCACGAACGAATACGTGAAACTGACCAACCAGTTCATCGTGCCCGTCATGGGCGACGAGCGGGTGCAGGCACTGGTGGTGGCCTCGCTCAGCGTCGAGGTCACGCAAGGCATGACCGAGACGGTCTACGCCCGTGAACCGAAACTGAGAGACGTCTTCCTGCAGATCATGTTCGATCACGCCAACATCGGCGGTTTCAACGGGTCCTTCACGGCCGGTCAGCGCATGGACATCCTGCGCAGCGCCTTGCTCGACGGTGCGCGGTCCGTTCTCGGGTCCGAGGCGCGCGACGTGTTGATCACGGAAATCGCCCGCCAAGACGTCTGA